A part of Armatimonadota bacterium genomic DNA contains:
- the pdxT gene encoding pyridoxal 5'-phosphate synthase glutaminase subunit PdxT: MRVGVIAIQGDFEKHSEALRQTGVNGLEIREIRTPEELAKVDRAILPGGESTTVGLLMERYGMGDALKRAGKEGMPLWGTCMGMIMLATDIEDRQQYTLGLLDITVRRNAFGAQIHSFEDEVEVRGLDEPVTGVFIRAPVVTRVGPSADVLCEYRRQVVGVRQGKIIGTSFHPELTDDFRLHRWFLTL; the protein is encoded by the coding sequence ATGCGCGTTGGCGTTATCGCAATTCAGGGCGACTTCGAGAAGCATTCCGAAGCCCTTCGTCAAACCGGCGTCAATGGCCTCGAAATCCGAGAAATTCGCACCCCTGAGGAGCTGGCCAAAGTTGACCGTGCCATCCTCCCTGGCGGCGAAAGCACCACAGTTGGGCTCCTGATGGAGCGGTATGGCATGGGCGATGCGCTAAAGCGAGCAGGCAAGGAAGGGATGCCGCTTTGGGGAACCTGCATGGGCATGATCATGCTGGCGACGGACATCGAAGATCGCCAACAGTACACGCTGGGGCTCTTGGATATCACCGTCCGCCGCAACGCCTTCGGAGCCCAAATCCACAGTTTTGAGGACGAGGTCGAAGTAAGAGGTTTGGATGAGCCGGTGACCGGAGTCTTCATCCGCGCTCCAGTCGTGACGCGAGTGGGACCGAGCGCCGATGTGTTGTGCGAGTATCGCCGCCAGGTTGTCGGGGTGCGTCAGGGAAAGATCATCGGGACCAGCTTCCATCCAGAACTGACCGACGACTTTCGCCTTCACCGCTGGTTTCTGACTCTCTAA
- the ribD gene encoding bifunctional diaminohydroxyphosphoribosylaminopyrimidine deaminase/5-amino-6-(5-phosphoribosylamino)uracil reductase RibD translates to MSNPEAFMREAIELSRLGYPFFAHVGCVVVKHGEVVGRGFHDYTGGPHAEVVALRDAKDKAKGATAYVTLEPCNHHGKTPPCTDALLEYGIAKVVIAVRDPNPRAAGGLEKLKQHSVEVVQGVCTREAAEANRQFLFAFTQGRPMVTVKAGMTLDGKVALPSGESQWITSEESRRDAMELRAKIGAVLVGRKTAELDRARLNVRGIDLQNQPLRVVLDPRKVLDPELPVFDDSAPTLHLTDFDGPLDVLERIRQEGRTGVLIEGGPTTTASFLKAGLVDELVLYVAPKVFGEGMAWCGAFGLSELASAPEFELIEVLPVGQDIKIRYRSRNLGTFLASYNL, encoded by the coding sequence ATGTCGAATCCTGAAGCCTTCATGCGGGAGGCCATTGAGCTCTCCCGGCTCGGCTACCCCTTTTTCGCTCATGTAGGTTGCGTCGTCGTGAAGCATGGCGAAGTGGTGGGGCGGGGCTTCCACGACTACACGGGCGGCCCTCATGCCGAGGTCGTCGCCTTGCGCGACGCAAAAGACAAAGCCAAGGGGGCAACCGCCTACGTCACGCTTGAGCCGTGCAACCATCACGGCAAGACGCCGCCCTGCACCGACGCCCTTTTGGAATATGGCATCGCGAAAGTGGTTATCGCCGTGCGCGACCCAAACCCACGGGCCGCGGGCGGGCTCGAAAAGCTCAAGCAGCATAGCGTTGAAGTCGTCCAAGGCGTTTGCACTCGCGAGGCCGCCGAAGCGAATCGCCAGTTCCTGTTCGCCTTCACCCAGGGACGTCCGATGGTGACCGTCAAGGCCGGAATGACGCTGGACGGCAAAGTCGCACTCCCCTCCGGTGAGAGTCAGTGGATCACGAGCGAAGAGTCCCGGCGCGACGCGATGGAGCTGAGGGCAAAGATCGGGGCCGTGCTTGTTGGTCGAAAAACGGCCGAACTAGACCGGGCCAGGCTCAACGTTCGCGGAATCGATCTCCAAAATCAGCCGCTTCGCGTAGTGCTCGATCCTCGAAAGGTTCTCGACCCCGAACTTCCCGTCTTTGACGATTCGGCTCCAACCCTACACCTAACCGACTTCGACGGTCCTCTCGACGTCCTCGAAAGAATCCGTCAGGAAGGCCGAACTGGCGTACTGATAGAGGGCGGTCCGACCACCACCGCATCGTTCTTGAAGGCTGGCCTCGTGGATGAACTTGTCCTCTATGTCGCACCGAAGGTCTTTGGCGAGGGGATGGCTTGGTGTGGGGCTTTTGGTTTATCAGAACTTGCTTCGGCGCCCGAGTTCGAACTTATCGAAGTCCTGCCAGTCGGCCAAGACATCAAAATCCGTTACCGATCACGGAACCTTGGGACATTCCTGGCGTCCTACAACCTGTAG
- a CDS encoding c-type cytochrome, whose protein sequence is MSGCAGTLSSSTASKEDLGKALFFDTSLSSPGGQSCGTCHDPGSFFTDPRGTVTAQGVLPGVFGKRQVPTAMYMSFSPKFGFSAEEGDYIGGQFWDGRAATLEEQAKGPFLNPAEMHNGSKQEVIDKIRTGPLAEQFRKVYGSDVFSDTEKAYDDLADAIAAFERTDVFHPFSSKYDQYLKGKVQLTDAEMRGLHVFEEPNKGNCAACHPNRPGPHGEPPLFTDFSYDNIGLPKNTNNPFYSQPSWNNPDGNSFVDLGLSDTTSRPGDHGRFKVPTLRNIAMTGPYFHDGVFTTLEDVVRFYNQRDLGGFGPPECDEGVNDEELGDLHLTAQEQTDLVAFLKTLTDGYQP, encoded by the coding sequence ATGAGCGGATGCGCTGGCACGCTTTCTAGCTCAACGGCAAGCAAAGAAGATCTAGGCAAAGCTTTGTTCTTCGATACAAGTCTCTCTAGTCCTGGTGGTCAGTCGTGCGGCACATGTCACGACCCGGGCAGTTTCTTTACCGATCCGAGGGGAACGGTCACTGCGCAGGGCGTTCTTCCCGGCGTCTTTGGTAAGCGCCAGGTGCCGACGGCAATGTACATGTCGTTCTCGCCAAAGTTTGGATTTAGCGCGGAGGAAGGCGACTACATCGGCGGCCAGTTCTGGGATGGGCGTGCGGCCACGCTTGAGGAGCAGGCCAAAGGGCCGTTCCTGAACCCGGCGGAAATGCACAACGGCTCAAAGCAGGAAGTCATCGACAAGATTCGCACGGGCCCGCTGGCGGAGCAGTTCCGCAAGGTGTACGGTAGCGACGTGTTCTCCGACACCGAGAAGGCGTACGACGACTTGGCCGACGCGATCGCGGCGTTCGAACGAACGGATGTCTTCCATCCGTTCAGCTCCAAGTACGACCAATATCTGAAGGGCAAGGTCCAACTGACCGACGCCGAGATGCGTGGGCTGCACGTCTTCGAAGAGCCGAACAAGGGCAACTGCGCGGCATGCCATCCGAACCGGCCTGGCCCGCACGGCGAGCCGCCGCTCTTTACCGACTTCTCGTATGACAACATCGGCCTGCCCAAGAACACGAACAATCCGTTTTACAGCCAGCCGTCGTGGAACAACCCTGACGGCAACAGCTTCGTGGACCTCGGCCTGTCGGATACCACAAGCCGACCCGGTGACCACGGACGGTTCAAGGTCCCAACGCTGCGCAATATCGCGATGACCGGTCCGTACTTCCACGATGGCGTCTTTACCACGCTGGAAGACGTGGTTCGCTTCTACAACCAGCGCGACCTCGGCGGATTTGGTCCTCCCGAGTGCGACGAGGGCGTCAATGACGAAGAGCTTGGAGACCTCCACTTGACGGCTCAAGAGCAGACCGATTTGGTGGCTTTCCTCAAAACTCTCACCGACGGCTATCAGCCATAA
- the rpe gene encoding ribulose-phosphate 3-epimerase: MTYHLAPSILSFDITTLSSQVPRLMAAGAHIVHLDVMDGQFVPPITFGDVIAANLRNHTDAPMEAHLMTLTPERHFDAFIKAGCRRIIFHAEATPHAHRLIQDLKSRGIEAGIAINPGTPVEALSAVIEDIDMALVMTVNPGWGGQKFIDTTLEKIRTIRRWWPDVDIQVDGGIDPETLPVVIGAGANVFVVGSYLLRAPSLEEGVQSILSGFPSNS, from the coding sequence TTGACGTACCATCTCGCGCCCTCCATCTTATCGTTCGATATCACGACGCTCTCAAGTCAGGTTCCCCGCCTGATGGCCGCTGGCGCCCACATTGTTCACCTCGACGTCATGGATGGGCAGTTCGTGCCACCAATCACCTTCGGCGATGTCATCGCGGCAAATCTACGCAATCACACCGACGCTCCGATGGAGGCACACTTGATGACCTTGACGCCCGAGAGGCATTTCGACGCTTTCATCAAGGCAGGGTGCCGACGAATCATCTTCCACGCCGAGGCCACGCCGCATGCCCACCGCCTAATCCAGGACCTCAAGTCCAGGGGCATTGAAGCGGGAATCGCCATCAACCCCGGTACGCCGGTCGAAGCTCTATCGGCGGTTATCGAAGATATCGACATGGCTCTGGTGATGACGGTTAACCCCGGCTGGGGCGGTCAAAAGTTCATCGACACAACCCTTGAAAAGATTCGGACGATCCGTCGGTGGTGGCCAGACGTCGATATCCAAGTCGATGGTGGGATCGATCCTGAAACCCTCCCGGTGGTCATCGGGGCCGGGGCCAACGTCTTTGTCGTCGGAAGTTACCTGTTGCGGGCACCGTCACTCGAGGAGGGAGTGCAATCGATCTTAAGCGGATTCCCCTCAAATTCCTGA
- a CDS encoding YHS domain-containing protein: MQKSKLHDRGSSNTNILETPMKKILLALAAASLLVPAFAQKPVKKDPTEITCAVMKGDKVNIAKALKTKMYADYKGRRYFFCCAACKPQFLKDPAKFKDSPSVPAPKESTKKKKG; encoded by the coding sequence ATGCAGAAATCGAAGCTTCATGACCGAGGATCGAGCAATACGAATATACTGGAAACACCGATGAAAAAGATTCTCCTGGCCCTCGCCGCCGCCAGCCTGTTGGTTCCGGCGTTCGCCCAGAAACCTGTCAAGAAGGACCCGACGGAAATCACTTGCGCCGTCATGAAGGGCGACAAGGTCAATATCGCCAAGGCGTTGAAGACCAAGATGTACGCGGACTATAAGGGCCGCCGATACTTCTTCTGCTGTGCTGCGTGCAAGCCGCAGTTCCTGAAGGACCCGGCCAAGTTCAAGGACTCACCCAGCGTTCCGGCTCCAAAAGAGTCGACCAAGAAGAAGAAGGGTTAA
- a CDS encoding PASTA domain-containing protein has product MIGQTLAVKYEILAQVSDGPIFVMFAARDRLSGRNLGIRQVKMPFNAEADFINTLVELLPNLQISHPNVESLYEIVEDSGQHYLISELPKGSLLTERIKRFAPFTVPVSLATVIGVVEALDAIHTRGIAHGDVGPHNIIAMHDGSAKLQLAGVWKAYSSSRTAGVAVLSQMAPYLAPEVCTGQKPSPQSDLYSVGVVLFELLTGRVPHLGETPTATTVRHLTSPVPSLRGINASVPAAVEQVVNKLLAKDPESRYQSARDLLSELRTILDQLRFGRVPTAKSPEVGQPVVVEPAQPIRTPSKKAELAPKRTDDEAVKERKKQRKERDVPVWVQAILAVFVLSAVGAVVAFFAYIAQKPREVKVPNLKGVLTKTAMDQVKQLKLNLRVAGKESNERMEIGKILRTSPAAGETIREGGTITVIESSGTRLVKVPDLKGMTADEARIALEAENLRLDGKPSRIVDYDDAEGSIVKQVPDPGETVVRTSKVQIWIAATNEAPTGSLPGENGEPTDNPAHSFSLDYKIKDVKWSVTVRVEFEDRNGIKTVLERDCEPGEHITARQIGYGDKATFRIFYDGELKDTIEVQPGVKSSN; this is encoded by the coding sequence GTGATCGGTCAGACCCTGGCGGTCAAGTACGAAATCCTGGCCCAAGTGTCCGATGGCCCCATTTTCGTGATGTTCGCAGCCAGGGACCGCCTCAGTGGTCGTAACCTCGGTATCCGGCAGGTGAAAATGCCCTTCAATGCCGAGGCAGACTTCATTAACACGCTTGTTGAACTCCTTCCTAACCTCCAGATTTCCCATCCAAACGTCGAATCACTTTACGAAATTGTCGAAGATTCGGGCCAACACTACCTGATCTCCGAGCTCCCAAAGGGCTCGCTTCTCACCGAGCGAATAAAGCGATTCGCTCCCTTTACGGTGCCCGTCTCCCTGGCAACCGTTATCGGAGTCGTCGAGGCGCTCGACGCCATCCACACCCGCGGTATCGCCCACGGCGACGTAGGACCGCACAATATCATCGCCATGCACGATGGCAGCGCCAAACTCCAGTTGGCCGGCGTATGGAAGGCGTACTCGTCCAGTAGAACGGCCGGCGTGGCCGTCCTTAGCCAAATGGCGCCTTATCTCGCGCCCGAGGTCTGCACTGGCCAAAAGCCCAGCCCGCAATCCGATCTCTATAGCGTGGGCGTTGTCCTTTTCGAGCTGCTGACCGGACGAGTGCCGCACCTTGGCGAAACGCCGACGGCAACGACGGTTAGGCACCTCACTAGTCCGGTGCCGAGCCTCCGCGGCATCAACGCCTCGGTCCCCGCCGCCGTCGAACAGGTCGTAAACAAGCTTCTCGCGAAGGATCCTGAGTCGCGTTACCAATCAGCCCGAGACCTGCTATCAGAACTTCGCACCATCCTCGATCAACTTCGATTTGGTCGAGTGCCGACGGCCAAGTCGCCGGAAGTCGGACAACCCGTGGTGGTCGAGCCTGCCCAACCGATCCGAACACCGTCGAAGAAAGCAGAGCTGGCCCCAAAGCGCACCGACGACGAAGCCGTGAAAGAACGAAAAAAACAACGGAAAGAGCGGGATGTACCCGTCTGGGTCCAGGCCATCCTCGCCGTCTTCGTCCTCTCTGCCGTTGGCGCGGTAGTAGCCTTCTTCGCCTATATAGCCCAAAAGCCCCGCGAAGTGAAGGTGCCAAATCTCAAAGGCGTTCTCACCAAGACCGCGATGGATCAGGTCAAGCAGCTAAAGCTCAACCTGCGGGTCGCGGGTAAAGAGTCGAACGAGAGAATGGAAATCGGTAAGATTTTGCGAACCAGTCCGGCGGCAGGCGAGACGATCCGCGAAGGAGGCACGATTACGGTTATCGAAAGCTCTGGTACCCGACTCGTCAAGGTGCCGGACCTGAAAGGCATGACTGCCGACGAAGCTCGGATCGCCCTTGAAGCTGAAAACCTCCGGCTCGATGGCAAGCCGTCACGCATTGTCGACTACGACGATGCAGAAGGATCGATCGTCAAGCAAGTTCCCGACCCCGGCGAGACCGTGGTCCGAACCAGCAAAGTTCAAATTTGGATTGCCGCCACCAACGAAGCCCCTACCGGCAGTCTGCCGGGCGAAAACGGAGAACCAACCGACAACCCCGCCCATAGCTTCTCGTTGGACTACAAGATCAAGGACGTTAAATGGTCGGTGACGGTTCGAGTAGAATTCGAGGACCGCAATGGCATCAAGACCGTCCTTGAGCGTGACTGCGAGCCTGGCGAGCACATCACAGCCCGCCAAATCGGCTACGGCGACAAGGCGACGTTCCGCATCTTCTACGATGGGGAACTGAAAGACACTATCGAAGTCCAGCCAGGAGTAAAGAGCAGCAATTGA
- a CDS encoding AAA family ATPase — MQAWILIGMMGAGKSTIGKLLAQETGRRFIDTDHLIEKRVGRPIAQFFKLYGEEAFRDHETAVIESLEPASIVVATGGGAILRDANFNHLRKIGKVIYLKSEPAELIERLQMSKKKRPLLHTDDWEQRIVDLLESRKDRYESADFVIEVDQTDQNSIVEEIVRLMSDQE; from the coding sequence ATGCAAGCTTGGATACTGATCGGAATGATGGGGGCAGGGAAGTCCACGATTGGTAAGCTCCTGGCCCAAGAAACCGGTCGGAGATTCATCGACACCGACCATCTGATCGAGAAGCGTGTCGGGCGCCCCATTGCTCAGTTCTTCAAGCTATATGGTGAAGAAGCGTTTCGCGATCACGAAACGGCCGTTATCGAGTCTCTTGAACCTGCTTCGATCGTGGTGGCTACCGGCGGAGGAGCAATTTTGCGAGACGCAAATTTCAATCACCTTCGCAAAATCGGAAAGGTCATCTACCTAAAGTCGGAACCCGCAGAACTGATCGAACGCCTACAGATGAGCAAGAAAAAGCGACCTTTGCTCCACACCGACGATTGGGAGCAACGCATAGTCGATCTGCTGGAATCCCGAAAAGATCGGTACGAAAGTGCAGACTTCGTTATCGAAGTCGACCAAACTGATCAAAATAGTATTGTCGAAGAAATCGTTCGGCTCATGAGCGACCAAGAATGA
- the aroB gene encoding 3-dehydroquinate synthase encodes MIVKHATGEYEIRFQRVELPEGVVITDRNVAEAHPDLLKSREVIVLEPGEQSKSLDVYGQMCRDLIGRKVTRKSTLVALGGGVLGDLVGFVAATYMRGIRYVQIPTTLLAQVDSSVGGKTGIDLPEGKNLVGAFYPPSLVQIDTVLLNTLPERQFRCGMAEVIKYGFIQSPSLTDSLEGNALQPGDFRLQSVVEECIGIKARMVQEDEFETLGIRAQLNFGHTVGHALEQMTNYEKYTHGEAISVGMVVETKIAEKLGMAQNGLTERVANLLFKHGLPVDAVELKEIDQVVSVMRKDKKSLQGELSMSLVREVGDCVLASNVEEGVVREVLGEFGQS; translated from the coding sequence ATGATCGTCAAGCACGCTACCGGGGAATACGAAATTCGCTTTCAGCGCGTCGAGCTACCCGAAGGCGTCGTGATCACGGACCGAAACGTGGCCGAGGCCCACCCCGATCTTCTCAAATCAAGAGAGGTCATCGTGTTAGAGCCGGGTGAGCAGTCAAAATCCCTCGATGTCTACGGCCAAATGTGCCGCGATCTTATCGGTCGAAAAGTCACCCGCAAATCAACGCTCGTCGCCTTGGGAGGCGGAGTGCTGGGCGATCTGGTTGGGTTCGTCGCCGCAACCTACATGCGCGGTATTCGCTACGTTCAAATTCCGACTACCTTGCTCGCGCAAGTCGATAGCTCCGTCGGAGGCAAAACCGGAATCGACTTGCCCGAAGGCAAGAATCTTGTCGGCGCTTTCTATCCTCCGTCATTAGTGCAGATCGACACCGTCCTGTTGAATACCCTGCCTGAACGTCAGTTCCGTTGCGGCATGGCCGAGGTCATCAAGTACGGGTTCATCCAGAGTCCGTCTCTCACCGACAGCCTGGAAGGAAATGCGCTTCAGCCGGGAGACTTTCGTCTGCAAAGCGTGGTTGAAGAGTGCATAGGGATCAAAGCGCGAATGGTGCAGGAAGATGAGTTCGAAACGCTCGGAATCCGGGCTCAACTTAACTTCGGACACACGGTCGGGCACGCCCTTGAGCAAATGACGAATTACGAAAAGTACACCCATGGCGAGGCAATTTCGGTCGGAATGGTCGTCGAAACTAAGATCGCCGAAAAGCTCGGAATGGCACAAAATGGTCTGACGGAACGCGTTGCCAACTTACTTTTTAAGCACGGTTTGCCTGTCGACGCGGTAGAGTTGAAAGAAATCGATCAGGTGGTTTCGGTCATGAGAAAAGACAAGAAATCATTGCAAGGTGAACTTTCGATGAGTCTCGTGCGCGAGGTGGGGGACTGCGTGTTGGCTTCCAACGTCGAAGAAGGCGTCGTCCGGGAGGTGCTCGGTGAATTTGGCCAAAGTTAG